The window gccctgaatgctgatttgctGAAAgctatggtatatcagaccatataccaagGGTATGACCCCTAAAATATTTTTAaatgttctaattacattggtaagcaGTTTATCATAGCAACAAGGCACCTcaagggtttgtggtatatggccaatatactccACGTTGCGTCGTGCGTAAGAAGAGCACTTAACCGTGGTATACTCACcttataccacacctcctcgggtcTAATTGCTTAAATATAGCAAATCCTTTCTTCGACCACATTACATCCTTGTTGACCATGAACTGATGGACAAGGTCCAGAGTTCATACAACCAGCAAGGAACATTAGTCTACAGTATCAAGGCTTTGTGTTGAGACTGAGGATTGTTCTGCTTAGAGTTTGGCAAATATAACACATAGATCCTAAAACAAAACTGTTTTTAAACGGAAAACACTTCTGTTCCTGTTAGGTTCTTAGCTATGAGGTAGAACCTGGTGGAGTTTCATAAAATACTGTCTGTTATGAGTATGTAGTTGTATCATGAGGTATTGAACAGATATGTCACATGAAGCTTTGCACTTGCAGAAAAATAATTCCTTGTGAGTAAAGTGACCACCTTTGGCCACATGTGCAAAAACAGGTCAGGTAAAAACTTGTGACAAGCAGCAGAGCTTTCATAATATCAATTATTGCAACATGCCTATATTACTCTGTAAATATGTTTAAAAAACATGGAAAGATTAAagagaaaacaaaaacaataaggAGGCCTTGATTATTGAGGCCACCTTATCAATAGCAAGTTGATTCTCCTTCCTTTTGAAATAATCTGGTTTTTAAAAAGCAcccttttcttttcttcttctatgTTTCTACTTTCACTAAAATGGACAGGCAGAAAACCTGGAAGTACAAGGTAGGTTCAACATTTGAAGGAGCCGCTTCCAAAAGAAATcctaaacataaaaaaaaaaaaaaaaatgaaaacatgttgTTAAAGCTTCCTCAACCAGAACAGGGGCCTAAAAATCACACCTGGACACCTGGGCTTCCTCAGGGCTACACTTTGAGCTCTCCTCCATGTCGGTGGCCGGAGCCTCCTCAGCATACTGCGTCTCAAAGGCCATCCCCTCAGAGGCATCCTCTGGGTCTTTCTGACCAGAGCTCCCCTCCGTCCTCTCTGGAGAGTCCATGTGATTGGTGCCCTCTGTGGCCCCCAAGTGCTTCTTCCTCAAGTGTTGGTTGAGGGTTCCCTGGAAAGGGAAGCACTTGCCACAGATCTGACAGTGGAAGGGCTTGTTGTCCGTGTGGCCGCGGATGTGGTACTCCAGCTGGTCCTTGCGAGTGTACTTCTTGCCGCAGAACTTGCAGACGAAGGGTGTGATTCCCATGTGCAGGCGCATGTGGCGGTCCAGGCTGCCCTTCTGATTGAAGGACTTGCCGCAGTAGATGCAGAGGAGCCTCTCATTGTAGGGATACCACTGGCTGCGCAGGCTCCGTTCCTGGACGTCGTTCTCAAAGCCTGCTTGACCCAACACTGCTTCGCTGCTGTCCTCTGCGTTTCCTGGTTTGATCTGACTCAGGACCTCTGCTGGGACGGCTACAGGGGGGCGCTTGGCTCTGGCCCGGCCGCCCCTGAAGCCACTGAGCATGGAGCGGGAAGGGCTGGAGCTGCTAAGGCTCACGAAGCAGGGAGATGACAGGCCTGAGTAAGTGTAGCCAGCTGCCTGGATGACAGGACCATAGGAGCCCACACTGACAGCCAGCACCTGCTCTCCATCCACCAGCTCTGTGTGGTAGCCATCGTCGCCTGCCGAGGAGCTGTCGGAGTAGCTGGGCCGGTCCGTCTTTTCCAGCTTCACATGCACGTCTGTCACCTGGCCGTCCTTCCCAATCAGCTCCACCTGCTCAGTCTCTCCCTCCGTGGCTGCCTCCTGCTCTGACACACCGTCACTGCTGCGGCGGTCTGACTGGCCCTCCTCCTGGTGCCGCGCCCTGCCATGGCCTTTCCCTGCTGCTAGCTCAGAGCGGGCCTCTATGCTGAGTCTGGAGTAGTACGGGGGAGAGATCTGTGTGGGGTTGATGAAGAGGCTGCTGTCTTTAACACCGTTGCGGCTGGCCTGGGAGCCCTCGTCTGGGCTGGTGGCGCTGCTGATCTTGGAGTGGATTCCCTCCAGGATCTGGGTGCACTTGTCGATGACGGCCTGCATCTGCAGGAAGCTGGCTGCTGTGAGGAAGCTGATGACATCTTTGAGCTGCAGGGACATGCGGCCAGTGTAGCAGAAGGCCAGCAGCTGCTCAAACACCTCAGGGTTCTTGATGACGGAGATGGACAGGCCGCTCATGGTTCCCAGGGCTGAGTGGTCGCGGAAGTACGGCGAGCTGGCCGCCAGCACGGCCTTGTGGGCCCGGAACGGCTGGCCCTGGATGTGAACGATAATGTCACATAGCTTCCCCTGCAGACGCAAGTCGTTGAGCTGGTTGAGGACGGTGTTGCTGAACTCTGGCACGTCAAACTCTATGTAGGCGCTGCCGTTATCCATCTCTTGGATATGGCTTACCAGTTTGTAGACAACCTGGCAGAAACagaaaataaaacaaaacaatcATTAGGACCAAGAATCAGGATATATCTGAGAACACCTGCATGCAGTCACAGTTTAGTGACTAGTGCATTTCAAGTTTCATTTTCACATACAAAATATACAAAAGAACATTGACAGTTAACATTGAGGTTCATTTTAGATATTTTACAAATAGAGTCATGGTGTGCCACAACAGCCAAATAGCAACAAGCATGCTTCATGAGCAAACTTTGGCTGTCTGTGCCAGAAATATGCCAACACTAAGAAACCTGGCTACAGCCAATAGAATTTCACATTCACACTGGCCTGAGAAGATACTGTATGCTTTCAAAATGGCCAGTACAAGTTAGACTAACCTCTCATTCTTTGCCAGAAAAAGgtatatttttaaaaatatatatagcgtTTATTCAGATAAGAATCGCCTGGGCAAAAATGTTGTGCATTTGACATACTACAGTAATAGGCATTGAGAGTCAAAGCCTAGTTCAGCATTGACCCGACTGACTCTCGTAAGAGAACAATTTGGAAATCTGGATTTGAAATAAGATCCATTCAGCAGCTGGGCAATTTCACAGTAATTTGCCAAAGGAATGACTGTAGGGATAACTGCAGCCTCATCCAAGTTTGGAGATGGCGTGCAAGAGCATATTCATTCCACCCATTTCAGGATGTCTTTAGTGTTGGGAGTGCACAAGTTCAACACACAAAAGCACTCAGAAAACAAGTAATATGCACCACAGAAAAACAACTAAcgacaacaaaaaaatacaagcAGATGTTTCATCTGGAGTGAAAATCCTCACAGCACGAACAAAGCAGGCCCTTAAACCTTGGAGGTCAGAACAGATAGACAGTGCTGCAGCATGGTAGTCTGACACAATTTGAAATTAGTCATTAGAAGGAATATGACAAGAACTGTAGTTCTCCATGTGGAATAGAATGTATTCTAAAAGCATTTCTGCATTTTAATTACACTAGCATGTTGTTTTATATGTTTTGGCAAAGAAAGACGAAAATCTGGTTATTTGGCAAGAAAGTGGTAGCCAGCCCAGCCTAGCTGTAAATGTCAGAAAGTCACTTTGTCACACCCAGAGTAGCACTGAACACTGCTTTGTTAAGGAGAGCAAAAGAAAAATGCTGTAGCCTACAACATAGATGGAAATACCTTAACCACCCTCTGAGGGTTGAAAATGCAGGCCAGTGCGCCGTAATTACCAATGCAATGAGCCAAATGGGAAATTCCAGTGTTATGGATGTGACATTTCCACACAGAATGAGAAACAAAATGTCTCACAGAAATGACTTATCAATTCTGTGAGACATTTGTAGAACCCTATAGGGGAAGCATAGACACACAATTCTAAGTAATGCCACTTTGAAAGTAACGGAACAACAAAACTTATGTGAGGGAAATGGACAGCCATTTTTGGGAGAATGGAGACACCAGCTAAAGTCAATCTCAAAGTCTTAGGGTAAAATATTAATAGCCACTTTGAAAGAATGGCTTGGctacacacaaaaacaacaaTGATGAAAATATAAAAATTGTTACATATACATTAGAAAGGAAAATGTACCGTTATGCATGGGAGATTCTCTGTTATGGAGGTGACGCTGTGCGAAATAACTGTTTATATATTAAAGAAATAACCAGTATCTTGAATAGTTATTGCATAGGCTATCAAAGTGCACTCATGTGTCCCATCTTAATTAAGCAACCATAAATGCACAAATGTGCTAGAAAATTAATTCAGAATTCTTCATTTGGAAAAACTCTACTTTCATTCTGAATTAGAGTGCTGCATACCTCAACAATTATAGAAATATTTGCACTTTCACAATAACACTAGAGGAAAATGTTATGGATGTGACAGGGTCACAAAAGACAGACCGCAAATGAAACTGCAAACCATTTCAAATGTACAAAGTTTTAGTAATTTTATTCTAGATCATTAATGTTTTATTAAAAATATTAAAATGTTGTCAAATCACCCATTGAGTAACAgaataaacatacaaaaactcAAACTCAAAAGTTTTTTTAATAAACTCATGCTTTATGTTAATCTCACAGCATAGGCTTTATGAAACCCCCTCCCCGTTGTCCACAAAAGGACACAGGGACTGGACAACTTGACCTGCAGCCACCCAAGCCTTGTCATTCTTGGCTGGCAAGATGTACACAAATCCTGTGTGGTCGTTTCTCCTCAAGAACTGCATTTCAACAGCATCAGTCAGTCTTTATCTGTTACCAATTCCACAAACtgcctgtatatacactgagtataccaaacattaggaacaccttcctaattaaatttaactaggcaagtcagttacgaacaaattcttattttacaatgagtCTATCCcagccaaactctcccctaacgatgctgggccaattgtgtgccgttcttgacacaaaccggtgcgcctggcacctactacaatatcccattcaaaggcacttatattttttgtcttgtccattcaccctctgaatggcacacatacacaatccatgtctcaaggcttaaaaacctTCTTTAactagggatgcacaatatatcaGTGAGAATATCACAATCGGCCGATATTAGccaaaaatgccaacatcgggcCTAAACCGTattgtctagtttaacgccgatgtgcaaaactgatgtcaaagctgacgtgcatacctggATAACGTTGGTAGGTGACGTAATGAAGCCACAAAAAAATAcagcgctacacgtgcaacacagcattccaaaCCTAACCCACAATGTTTGCGGTGTGGATCTATTTTGAAGTTTCAAAGGAAGATAACAAAAAGGCCATATGCAACGGTTGTGCTGCTATTATTTCCAGATGGGAAAAAGTTAAATCTTTCAATACCACAAACCTAATTACTAATTTGAAAGTGCATCATCCCCCAGACGTTCAGCGACTACCTAGGACAAAAGCAGAAAAAAACTAGGCgcacacttccaacaactaaacaagttcaagtcgagcagtcatttgaaagagtaaaaacatttcagcgagacaactcaaaggtgaaatccattaacaccaagataatggaattcattgccattgacaatcaaccgttctctgttgtggatgatgttggctttcgcagactggtcgagcaccagtacacactaccaagtaggcactatttttcagatgtttccCTACCGGAGTTACGCAGTACTGTTGAATCGCACATCAGCAagctacttgctatgggcgtCACTGCTACTAGTTTCacaactgacatttggaccagcgatgtcagccccatgagcatgctgagtctgacagcacagtgggtcgacgaggatttcgtactgaggaaagccatattgcatgctcaagaatgtgctggttctcttactgctgctgccatttcaatggcatttgagaacatgtttgaaatcCCCAAGAACAAAGTACACGATGTGCTACGTGATAATGCATGTAACATGACAAAGGCTTTTGAAGAATGCGGAGTCGCCAGTTTTCCATGCATGGCACACATGCTGTGAACGAAGGTGTTTTGGCCCAACACAGCATATCTGACAGTGGCAAGTTAGGAAGATAGTGGGTAATTTTAAACACTCACAGCTAGCATACAGCCACCTGCAAGCAATACAGGAGCAGCTTAGAGTGAAAACGAAAcggcttaacctgttgaggacagagggcgctgttttcactttggggggaaatcgtgcccaatttaaacggcctcgtactcaattcttgctcgtacaatatgcatattattattactattggatagaaaacactctctagtttctaaaaccgtttgaattatatctgtgagtaaaacagaactccttttgcagcaaacttcctgacaggaagtggaaaatctgaaattgatGCACTGTTCTaaggcctgcctattaatgtccttgatatatattagaatacatgcacttcatacgtcttccactagatgtcaacaggcagtgagagaagaaatggagtgaataacttgatctggggtcgaataatagctctcggcatgacgtgtcaccagtttcctgttgtCTGGAgcgcgcgtgaagggacctggatttgccttctgataagctgtcgttatggacgactaatatcaccggctttgattttatttgatacatgtgacaatattatCGTAAAGTATgtattttcaatatagttttattagattattgaaatttattcgggacgttaggcgtgttgcattgtgtgcctttgttcaggaaggagagcttagcgccactttgctagctttccgtgctaattgactagagaagaggacattcaaaatccaaacaacgattgttcccgacaaaggaccccttgtacaacattctgatgaaagatcatcaaaagtaggacccattttatgatgctatttcatacatctgtcgaacatgttgtactagtcgtttgcgcccagcttttgggtactctctcgctatacctaagctggatgtcgtaatgaagttattttta is drawn from Salvelinus fontinalis isolate EN_2023a chromosome 4, ASM2944872v1, whole genome shotgun sequence and contains these coding sequences:
- the zbtb34 gene encoding zinc finger and BTB domain-containing protein 34, producing the protein MDNGSAYIEFDVPEFSNTVLNQLNDLRLQGKLCDIIVHIQGQPFRAHKAVLAASSPYFRDHSALGTMSGLSISVIKNPEVFEQLLAFCYTGRMSLQLKDVISFLTAASFLQMQAVIDKCTQILEGIHSKISSATSPDEGSQASRNGVKDSSLFINPTQISPPYYSRLSIEARSELAAGKGHGRARHQEEGQSDRRSSDGVSEQEAATEGETEQVELIGKDGQVTDVHVKLEKTDRPSYSDSSSAGDDGYHTELVDGEQVLAVSVGSYGPVIQAAGYTYSGLSSPCFVSLSSSSPSRSMLSGFRGGRARAKRPPVAVPAEVLSQIKPGNAEDSSEAVLGQAGFENDVQERSLRSQWYPYNERLLCIYCGKSFNQKGSLDRHMRLHMGITPFVCKFCGKKYTRKDQLEYHIRGHTDNKPFHCQICGKCFPFQGTLNQHLRKKHLGATEGTNHMDSPERTEGSSGQKDPEDASEGMAFETQYAEEAPATDMEESSKCSPEEAQVSRCDF